In Micromonospora sp. WMMD980, the following are encoded in one genomic region:
- a CDS encoding YibE/F family protein — protein MGADHSRPAPAPPRVRRLLVATVVPLFVLTVVAALALWPRQGPEPAGGENVPRHHGTVTRVVTEPCPPTPEAPTGAAGRCGTVTVAVEQGPDAGRQVETPIPDGPGAPRVEVGDKVILVELTDPADPTVKTYNIAEHQRGTSLIWLVALFAAAIVAFGRWRGLAALGGLVASFAILLGFVLPGIGAGRSPLPVAIVGAALIMFVVLYLTHGISAQTSVAVLGTLGSLVVTGVLGTLATGATHLTGFGSEDATTLSMFQGDVDLHGLLLAGIIIGSLGVLDDVTVTQSATVTELARANPGLSRRQLYRAATRVGRAHIASTVNTIVLAYAGASLPLLLLLVADSRPVGEILTSEFLAQEIVRSAVATLGLIAAVPLTTALAAVVTTAGRRGPDADAASPPTARPPRGPNEALEALGGGSAARRPGEPRSTEATW, from the coding sequence GTGGGCGCCGACCACAGCCGTCCCGCCCCCGCGCCGCCGCGCGTACGCCGGCTCCTCGTCGCGACAGTGGTGCCGCTCTTCGTGCTCACCGTCGTCGCGGCGCTGGCGCTCTGGCCCCGGCAGGGGCCGGAACCGGCGGGCGGCGAGAACGTGCCGCGCCACCACGGCACGGTGACCCGGGTGGTGACCGAGCCCTGCCCGCCGACCCCGGAGGCGCCGACGGGCGCCGCGGGACGGTGCGGCACCGTGACCGTCGCCGTGGAGCAGGGCCCTGACGCGGGCCGGCAGGTCGAGACGCCGATCCCGGACGGCCCCGGCGCGCCCCGGGTCGAGGTCGGCGACAAGGTGATCCTGGTCGAGCTGACCGACCCGGCCGATCCGACGGTGAAGACCTACAACATCGCCGAGCATCAACGCGGGACGTCGCTGATCTGGCTGGTGGCGCTCTTCGCGGCCGCGATCGTGGCGTTCGGCCGCTGGCGCGGGCTGGCCGCGCTCGGCGGGCTGGTGGCCAGTTTCGCCATCCTGCTCGGCTTCGTGCTGCCGGGGATCGGCGCCGGCCGGTCCCCGCTGCCGGTGGCGATCGTCGGCGCCGCGCTCATCATGTTCGTGGTGCTCTACCTGACGCACGGGATCAGCGCGCAGACCTCGGTGGCCGTGCTCGGCACACTCGGCAGCCTGGTGGTCACCGGCGTGCTCGGCACGCTCGCCACCGGCGCCACCCACCTGACCGGCTTCGGCAGCGAGGACGCCACCACACTGTCCATGTTCCAGGGTGACGTGGACCTGCACGGGCTGCTGCTGGCCGGCATCATCATCGGCTCGCTGGGCGTGCTGGACGACGTGACGGTCACCCAGTCGGCGACCGTCACCGAGCTGGCGCGGGCCAACCCGGGGCTGTCCCGGCGGCAGCTCTACCGGGCGGCCACCCGGGTCGGCCGGGCACACATCGCGTCCACCGTCAACACCATCGTGCTCGCCTACGCGGGCGCCTCGCTGCCGCTGCTACTCCTCCTGGTCGCCGACTCCCGCCCGGTCGGCGAGATCCTCACCAGCGAGTTCCTCGCCCAGGAGATCGTCCGCAGCGCGGTGGCCACGCTCGGCCTGATCGCCGCCGTACCGCTGACCACCGCGCTGGCCGCGGTCGTCACCACCGCCGGGCGGCGCGGGCCGGACGCGGACGCCGCGTCGCCGCCCACGGCCCGGCCGCCGCGCGGGCCGAACGAGGCGCTGGAGGCGCTCGGCGGCGGGTCCGCCGCGCGACGGCCCGGCGAACCGAGGAGTACGGAGGCCACATGGTGA
- a CDS encoding heavy-metal-associated domain-containing protein has translation METTYRVTGMTCGHCVNAVSAELTALPGVTDVKVDLATGRVTVTSQGPMDADAVHAAVDEAGYDLAEA, from the coding sequence ATGGAGACCACCTACCGGGTGACCGGCATGACCTGCGGCCACTGCGTCAACGCGGTCAGCGCCGAACTGACCGCGCTGCCGGGCGTCACCGACGTCAAGGTCGACCTGGCCACCGGCCGGGTCACCGTCACCAGCCAGGGCCCGATGGACGCCGACGCCGTCCACGCCGCGGTGGACGAGGCCGGCTACGACCTCGCCGAGGCCTGA
- a CDS encoding heavy metal translocating P-type ATPase produces the protein MTTTGKALPTAPNQIELTIGGMTCASCAARIEKKLNRMDGVEATVNYATEKATVRYADEVAPDDLIATVEKTGYTAVVPPPPTRTEATTAGEPVNELRGARTRLWVSAVLTLPVIVLAMVPAWQFDHWQWASLTLAAPVVVWGGLPFHRAALVNLRHGAATMDTLVSLGTLAAFGWSLWALFLGDAGMPGMTHPFRFDITRGDGAGNIYLEAAAGVTVFILAGRYFEARAKRTAGSALRALLELGAKDVAVRRGGQEVRVPVDQLAVGDRFVVRPGEKIATDGMVEEGTSAVDAGMLTGESVPVEVGPGDAVVGATVNAGGRLVVRATRIGGDTQLAQMARLVEAAQTGKAAVQRLADRISGVFVPIVIALAAATLGWWLGTGGGPTAAFTAAVAVLIIACPCALGLATPTALLVGTGRGAQLGVLIKGPEVLESTRRVDTVVLDKTGTVTTGRMALAEVRPAPGEDAGELLRLAGALEAASEHPIARAVAEAATAAGPLPAVADFANTEGLGVAGTVDGRAVLVGRLRLLRERGLDVPDEVARAVTGAEAAGRTAVLVGWDGRARGVLAVADAVRSTSRAAVDRLRGLGLTPVLLTGDNTTVATAVAAEVGIDEVIAEVLPADKVAVVERLQREGRVVAMVGDGVNDAAALARADLGLAMGTGTDVAIEAADLTLVRGDLLAAADAIRLSRRTLAIIKGNLFWAFAYNVAALPLAAAGLLNPMLAGAAMAFSSVFVVANSLRLRRFRPIG, from the coding sequence ATGACCACCACGGGAAAGGCGCTGCCGACCGCGCCGAACCAGATCGAACTCACGATCGGTGGCATGACCTGCGCGTCCTGCGCGGCCCGGATCGAGAAGAAGCTCAACCGGATGGACGGCGTCGAGGCCACGGTGAACTACGCCACCGAGAAGGCCACCGTCCGGTACGCCGACGAGGTCGCGCCGGACGACCTGATCGCCACCGTGGAGAAGACCGGCTACACGGCAGTGGTGCCGCCCCCGCCCACCCGGACCGAGGCGACCACGGCCGGTGAGCCGGTGAACGAGCTGCGCGGCGCGCGTACCCGGTTGTGGGTCTCCGCCGTGCTGACCCTGCCGGTGATCGTGCTGGCCATGGTGCCGGCCTGGCAGTTCGACCACTGGCAGTGGGCCTCGCTCACGCTGGCCGCGCCGGTGGTGGTCTGGGGCGGGCTGCCGTTCCACCGGGCCGCGCTGGTCAACCTGCGGCACGGCGCGGCGACCATGGACACCCTGGTCTCGCTCGGCACGCTTGCCGCGTTCGGCTGGTCGCTCTGGGCGCTCTTCCTCGGCGATGCCGGGATGCCGGGGATGACGCACCCGTTCCGGTTCGACATCACAAGAGGCGACGGCGCCGGCAACATCTACCTGGAGGCCGCCGCCGGCGTCACGGTCTTCATCCTGGCCGGGCGCTACTTCGAGGCCCGCGCCAAGCGCACCGCCGGTTCCGCGCTGCGGGCCCTGCTCGAACTGGGCGCGAAGGACGTCGCGGTGCGGCGCGGCGGGCAGGAGGTGCGGGTCCCGGTCGACCAGCTCGCGGTCGGCGACCGGTTCGTGGTCCGGCCGGGCGAGAAGATCGCCACCGACGGCATGGTCGAGGAGGGCACCTCGGCGGTCGACGCCGGCATGCTCACCGGCGAATCGGTGCCGGTCGAGGTGGGGCCGGGCGACGCCGTGGTGGGCGCGACCGTGAACGCCGGCGGCCGGCTCGTGGTCCGGGCCACCCGGATCGGCGGGGACACCCAGCTCGCCCAGATGGCGCGGCTGGTGGAGGCGGCGCAGACCGGCAAGGCGGCGGTGCAGCGGCTCGCCGACCGCATCTCCGGCGTCTTCGTGCCGATCGTGATCGCCCTGGCCGCCGCCACGCTCGGCTGGTGGCTCGGCACCGGCGGCGGGCCGACCGCCGCGTTCACCGCCGCCGTGGCGGTGCTGATCATCGCCTGCCCGTGCGCGCTGGGCCTGGCGACGCCGACCGCGCTGCTGGTCGGCACCGGGCGCGGCGCCCAGCTCGGTGTGCTGATCAAGGGGCCGGAGGTGCTGGAGTCCACCCGCCGGGTCGACACCGTGGTGCTGGACAAGACCGGCACCGTCACCACCGGCCGGATGGCGCTGGCCGAGGTGCGGCCCGCGCCCGGCGAGGATGCCGGCGAGCTGCTCCGGCTGGCCGGCGCGTTGGAGGCGGCCTCCGAGCACCCGATCGCCCGGGCGGTGGCCGAGGCAGCGACGGCTGCCGGCCCGCTGCCGGCGGTCGCCGACTTCGCCAACACCGAGGGGCTGGGCGTGGCCGGCACGGTCGACGGCCGGGCCGTGCTGGTCGGGCGGCTCCGGCTGCTGCGGGAGCGCGGTCTCGACGTACCCGACGAGGTGGCGCGGGCCGTGACCGGCGCGGAGGCGGCCGGTCGGACGGCGGTCCTGGTCGGCTGGGACGGGCGGGCCCGCGGGGTGCTCGCGGTGGCCGACGCGGTGAGGTCGACCAGCCGGGCGGCGGTCGACCGGCTGCGCGGCCTGGGGCTCACCCCGGTGCTGCTCACCGGCGACAACACCACGGTGGCGACGGCGGTGGCCGCCGAGGTGGGCATCGACGAGGTGATCGCCGAGGTGCTGCCGGCCGACAAGGTGGCGGTGGTCGAGCGGCTCCAACGCGAGGGCCGGGTGGTGGCGATGGTCGGCGACGGGGTCAACGACGCCGCCGCGTTGGCCCGGGCCGACCTCGGCCTGGCCATGGGCACGGGCACCGACGTGGCGATCGAGGCCGCCGACCTGACCCTGGTCCGCGGTGACCTGCTGGCCGCGGCGGACGCCATCCGGCTCTCCCGCCGCACCCTGGCGATCATCAAGGGCAACCTGTTCTGGGCGTTCGCCTACAACGTGGCCGCGCTGCCGCTGGCGGCCGCCGGGCTGCTCAACCCGATGCTCGCCGGCGCGGCGATGGCCTTCTCGTCGGTCTTCGTGGTGGCGAACAGCCTCCGGCTGCGGCGGTTTCGCCCGATCGGGTGA
- a CDS encoding metal-sensitive transcriptional regulator, whose translation MTTPSTPTRGYTASKDQLLARLRRVEGQVRGIEKMVEDDRYCIDVLTQISAIQAALDKVALGLLDGHARHCMHEGAAEGRADEMATEMMAAVGRLMKRG comes from the coding sequence ATGACCACCCCGTCCACCCCGACCCGGGGCTACACCGCCAGCAAGGACCAGCTCCTCGCCCGGCTCCGTCGCGTCGAGGGGCAGGTCCGGGGCATCGAGAAGATGGTCGAGGACGACCGCTACTGCATCGACGTGCTGACCCAGATCTCGGCCATCCAGGCCGCGCTGGACAAGGTCGCCCTGGGCCTGCTCGACGGCCACGCCCGGCACTGCATGCACGAGGGCGCCGCCGAAGGCCGTGCCGACGAGATGGCGACCGAGATGATGGCCGCCGTGGGCCGCCTCATGAAGCGCGGCTGA